A genomic stretch from Seriola aureovittata isolate HTS-2021-v1 ecotype China chromosome 13, ASM2101889v1, whole genome shotgun sequence includes:
- the LOC130180642 gene encoding mitochondrial basic amino acids transporter has product MALDFAAGCVGGAAGVLVGHPFDTVKVRLQVQNVDKPLYRGTFHCFQSIIRQESALGLYKGIGSPMMGLTFINAIVFGVQGNAMRKLGRDTPLNQFLAGASAGAIQCVICCPMELAKTRMQLQGTGEKKSKRKMYKNSLDCLVRIYRKEGIRGINRGMVTTLLRETPGFGVYFLTYDMLTRSLGCEPEDPYMIPKLLFAGGMSGIASWISTYPVDVIKSRLQADGVGGVNQYNGIMDCVRQSLKKEGWRVFTRGLTSTLLRAFPVNATTFATVTLFLMYMREGEECSIQDSEPQSVQLQPLQPQTQPTSM; this is encoded by the exons GTGCGGCTTCAAGTTCAAAATGTGGACAAACCTCTGTACCGTGGGACATTTCACTGCTTCCAATCCATCATACGCCAGGAGTCG GCACTCGGCCTGTACAAAGGCATCGGCTCTCCGATGATGGGGCTGACCTTCATCAATGCCATAGTTTTTGGTGTCCAGGGGAATGCCATGCGCAAGCTTGGCCGCGACACACCGCTCAACCAGTTCCTGGCTGGAGCCTCTGCTGGAGCCATCCAGTGTGTCATCTGCTGCCCAATGGAGCTGGCCAAGACGCGCATGCAGTTGCAGGGCACAGGAGAGAAGAAGTCAAAGAGGAAGATGTATAAGAACTCCCTGGACTGTCTGGTGAGAATCTACAGGAAGGAGGGAATCCGAGGTATCAACCGCGGCATGGTGACCACCCTGCTGCGTGAGACACCTGGTTTTGGTGTGTACTTTCTCACGTATGACATGTTGACACGTTCCCTGGGCTGTGAGCCAGAAGACCCGTACATGATCCCCAAGCTGTTGTTTGCTGGTGGAATGTCGGGCATCGCCTCCTGGATCTCCACCTACCCTGTGGATGTGATTAAGTCGCGTCTGCAGGCAGATGGGGTCGGTGGTGTCAACCAGTATAATGGCATTATGGACTGTGTCAGACAGAGCTTGAAGAAAGAGGGGTGGAGGGTGTTCACACGTGGACTCACATCCACCTTGCTCCGTGCATTTCCAGTGAATGCTACCACATTTGCCACTGTGACTCTATTTTTAATGTACATGCGTGAGGGAGAAGAGTGTAGCATTCAGGACTCTGAGCCACAGTCCGTCCAGCTGCAgcctctgcagccacagacacagCCAACCAGCATGTAA
- the iqcc gene encoding IQ domain-containing protein C — protein sequence MDGGKWEKILTHFQACARGHLVRNEVRRARKDFEDIVKEIDGGLTHLQWRDSVIPIPHFTDTDGPFLRPSSAASKTSDPGLDVSASPQSPAAAAALRQERGGDHDLFPQKIAAERDDSGTKGQDRLPRDCFPSSHTGGDGEGQRQRGVRDKEGDKDGGIMESTGDSTTVWSSLELDMNYSHSHQGPRQYCLAKEVPHTPEALRLHRNTLTMELVWLQQAIDSRKKYLSLKDRLTIS from the exons ATGGACGGAGGCAAATGGGAGAAGATACTCACCCATTTTCAG GCATGTGCACGTGGACACTTGGTGAGAAACGAAGTGCGACGTGCACGAAAAGACTTTGAAGACATCGTGAAAGAGATTGATGGAGGCTTGACCCATCTACAGTGGAGGGACTCGGTTATCCCCATCCCGCACTTCACAGACACT GATGGCCCGTTTCTACGACCCAGCAGCGCTGCCAGCAAAACTTCAGATCCAGGGCTAGATGTCAGTGCGAGTCCCCAgagcccagcagcagcagctgccttaaggcaggagagagggggagatcATGATCTCTTTCCACAGAAGATAGCAGCTGAGAGAGATGATTCAGGAACGAAAGGCCAAGACCGTCTTCCCAGGGACTGTTTCCCTAGCAGCCATACTGGAGGGGATGGGGAGGGCCAGAGACAGAGGGGTGTGAGGGACAAGGAGGGAGATAAAGATGGGGGGATCATGGAGAGCACAGGAGACTCCACCACCGTCTGGAGCAGTTTGGAGCTAGACATGAACTACAGTCACTCTCACCAGG GTCCCCGGCAGTACTGCTTGGCTAAGGAGGTGCCCCATACACCAGAGGCCTTGCGTCTCCATAGAAACACCCTGaccatggagctggtttggcTACAACAGGCCATAGACAGCAGGAAAAAG
- the fancm gene encoding Fanconi anemia group M protein, producing MSSTGSNQRTLFQTWGVAVSQNKFVQPKKDDARRRRTTPSNTAQVATSHTPQNPLWTEIGQGSTYTPEIPVRTEDPVPAYEDGDDDDDLMVVAVYEAEKTLQLDNANFFQDDNPVGTESSVLSPILSGVQTYPDFPGFDSSSAKVWIYPTNYPIREYQLKISEAALFQNTLVCLPTGLGKTFIASVVMYNFYRWYPSGKIVFMAPTKPLVAQQIEACYKVMGIPQAHMAELTGSTAAKQRQEVWRSKRVFFLTPQVMVNDLTRDTCPAQQVKCVVIDEAHKALGNHAYCQVIRQLGSQTLQFRILALSATPGGDTKSVQSVISNLLISHIELRSEESPDIQAHSHQRSVEKVVVPLGEALSAHQARYLQVLEKFMSRLVQNRVMAHKDLKTLTKYQIILARDQFRKNPPPYIKGPQQGMLEGDFALCISLYHGYELLMQMGLRSLFFYIQGIVDGSREMSRARNELQRTPTFMDLYHEMEAMFVKPSAGPDEPFIYSHPKLEKLEGVVLQHFAQWAESSADNNGSGPREVSTRVMIFSSFRESVQEIAAMLNRHAPLIRVMTFMGQASAGKGVKGFTQKEQLEVVHRFRQGGFNTLVSTCVGEEGLDIGEVDLIVCFDAQKNPIRLVQRMGRTGRKRQGRIVVILAEGREERTYNQSQSNKRSVYKSITGNRSGFHMYPNSPRMLPEGVNPNLHKMYITCGQFDHRESSRRSVRGRRSRSEGRASLIHPQNLIMQGSATSDGFLSSTEYSLWASTMRLKEDEAQPTLKQSHFVSIPADLPPQEEASKNGPRSRELSLWEWRHWQHKVLPTHVVDHSHRCHHFIKVMELIDGMREENEGECRYEQELLPYLNEADAVGHVKNRQKKQRSAKTCTKTTNNKPKLSHSTLSDLECPDEEADREKTERTSLVSTLAVTKQRPPAEHDTEALYEDFSDHPRPEAIGPPPSKNDRPEADMDDDCAIIDEGVINSECAVTEPIHLHSISQLITKIDEDEDVELQAMFYLPKWDSVPPPSSAKFLSGNDESLKVILANVAELLSRSPPSPPAGLEADMAAPSLPPSPRRIHQPFQVTFTLDVDDDYDDDEVVLSEADNASPRADSHQHPVGEEESEIYNDCPHQEQQLVRKGADSPTWDEVFGDEEVNDDHHLREEGRETDLQEEQIVEDAENNKGSWDDLRNEGTPDLTDGGVKDDRASQCSSKTDKSMDLFEDDEAFLQMSIPDISTPGITPRTSPCARDISNSTKKMTNTSQLHDPTHPTHPTHPTHPCSTTHTADSTHRLNTVQTDELVHTKLITHTTHAKLTPQDANMYNTTKHNTNTTAPSKRIIDSSVMDEVFTADCKSPTVQRNADTSPDYFSVNFDLGYSLEDSEDEAEVEAAPCMLTSPRPKKQTDSPLSLPAVSNSSTPNNTFTRQRTPAQFSESKSSTAQMFSEQRRRGMSPLLTSPLMPKGGGLPSPITSLGAKRTLIPGPAGPHTPTLLSSLKRRRPTGRPVEAERGSGVENKSSQEPVVVSDSPPHPVGCNSDSEDEVVVLKRRHQNKVNPLSSPEVSKVSSDVDSPVVVNRKRAAALNTSDEEGEAVSDDDFQNDSVFTRRTRAQGAERKHVQQARAKHAVCRKGRQFLDQEAELSEDAEGPDVSSDEEDGEEENQSLDGFVVDNMHLSQGLNDSEMHGVYLKSVRSPAVQGKFKMSYRNHHVDIFSQVPEMDETYAEDSFVVGSEVEDVESSEEEAEDVELMPEDSYVDGRRQYATRRRVFLHKVRAEAGAGVKTWAEAPPEQRAGVKTKRTRVIHINDSSDEERGEGNKERSPPTGGDVAVPLRPNVAQPEHSRPQQQQQKAVSSSSSTIASKVSLLSKAQRSSVTEEQQNERCRQRLENQHLLSDELDFVRSESLLSSNIQLQATSATSSVPQPQKSIGQDVSVSESPAPPGSVCILVDSRCISTGVDLMTSLRQRHAATVHVCSLDGSYFIVSNRMAVERHSQSDLAAVQNRKRLVERVNSLQGLFERICLIVEKDRTKSGEASRPFQRTRYYDGTLAGLMRTGVRFLWSDGAEESAGLLADLARLEQRKGQGISVPLEVKGQHRQQALQLYLSLPSVSYVHALNMSHNFRSISQLINSSIEAIQKGGCMSQSRAEEVYRVLRYSCDSFLMNTSKAGKTI from the exons ATGAGTAGTACTGGTTCAAATCAGAGGACTTTGTTCCAGACTTGGGGTGTCGCAGTTTCCCAAAACAAATTTGTTCAACCAAAGAAAGATGACGCTCGACGGCGCAGAACAACCCCAAGCAACACGGCTCAGGTAGCTACATCACACACTCCGCAAAATCCTTTATGGACTGAAATAGGTCAGGGGTCCACATACACACCAGAAATCCCAGTGAGGACTGAGGACCCTGTACCTGCTTATGAAGATGGAGATGACGACGATGATCTTATGGTGGTTGCTGTCTACGAAGCTGAAAAGACCCTTCAGCTTGATAATGCAAACTTTTTTCAAGATGACAACCCTGTAGGAACAGAGAGCAGTGTTCTCTCTCCCATCCTGTCAGGTGTGCAGACATATCCAGATTTCCCTGGGTTTGACAGCTCCTCAGCTAAGGTATGGATCTACCCTACTAACTACCCCATCAGAGAGTACCAGCTGAAGATATCAGAGGCTGCCCTGTTTCAGAACACACTGGTGTGTCTTCCCACTGGTCTGGGAAAAACCTTTATAGCCTCTGTGGTTATGTACAACTTCTACCGCTGGTATCCATCGGGGAAGATTGTATTCATGGCTCCCACTAAACCTCTGGTGGCACAACAGATCGAGGCCTGTTATAAAGTGATGGGGATCCCACAGGCACACATGGCTGAGTTGACAG GTAGCACAGCAGcaaagcagagacaggaggTGTGGAGGTCCAAGCGCGTGTTCTTCCTTACCCCTCAGGTCATGGTGAACGATCTCACTAGAGACACCTGCCCGGCTCAGCAGGTCAAGTGTGTGGTGATCGATGAAGCCCACAAAGCACTGGGCAACCACGCTTACTGTCAG GTGATCAGACAGCTCGGCAGCCAGACTCTGCAATTCCGCATCCTGGCCCTTAGTGCAACTCCAGGGGGAGATACAAAG TCGGTGCAGTCGGTGATCTCTAATTTGCTCATCTCCCACATTGAGCTGCGTTCAGAAGAAAGCCCAGACATCCAGGCACATTCCCACCAGCGCAGCGTGGAGAAAGTGGTGGTTCCTCTGGGAGAGGCCCTTTCTGCTCATCAGGCACGCTACCTGCAG GTGCTTGAGAAATTCATGTCTCGTCTGGTCCAGAACCGGGTGATGGCACACAAGGACCTGAAGACTCTCACCAAATACCAGATCATCCTCGCCAGGGACCAGTTTCGCAAAAACCCACCACCATACATCAAG GGTCCACAGCAGGGAATGCTGGAGGGCGACTTTGCCCTTTGCATCAGTTTGTACCACGGCTATGAGCTGCTGATGCAGATGGGCCTCCGATCGCTCTTTTTTTACATCCAGGGAATCGTGGATGGATCAAGAG AGATGTCCAGGGCGAGGAATGAGTTGCAGAGGACTCCCACCTTCATGGACCTCTACCATGAGATGGAAGCAATGTTTGTGAAGCCATCTGCTG gTCCAGATGAGCCCTTCATTTACAGTCACCCGAAACTGGAGAAACTGGAGGGGGTGGTGCTGCAGCACTTTGCACAGTGGGCTGAGAGCTCTGCAGACAATAATG GTTCAGGTCCTCGGGAAGTAAGCACGCGCGTGATGATCTTTTCGTCGTTCCGTGAAAGCGTACAGGAGATCGCAGCCATGTTGAACCGCCATGCTCCGCTGATCAGGGTCATGACATTTATGGGCCAAGCCTCAGCTGGGAAGGGGGTCAAAGGCTTCACCCAaaaggagcagctggag GTGGTGCACAGGTTCCGTCAGGGAGGATTTAATACACTGGTGTCGACCTGTGTGGGGGAAGAGGGGCTGGATATCGGAGAGGTGGACCTCATTGTTTGCTTCGATGCACAGAAGAATCCTATCCGCCTCGTGCAGCGAATGGGACGTACTGGACGTAAACGGCAGGGACGCATTGTTGTCATCTTGGCTGAGGGACGCGAGGAGAGG ACCTACAACCAGAGCCAGAGCAACAAGCGCAGTGTGTACAAGTCCATCACTGGCAACAGAAGCGGGTTCCACATGTACCCCAACAGTCCCCGCATGCTGCCAGAGGGGGTGAACCCCAACCTGCATAAGATGTACATTACCTGTGGCCAGTTTGACCACCGGGAGAGCAGCAGGCGGTCTGTCAGGGGTCGACGGTCCCGCTCTGAGGGAAGGGCCTCACTCATCCACCCTCAAAACCTGA TTATGCAGGGCAGTGCAACGTCAGACGGGTTTCTGAGCAGTACAGAATATTCCCTGTGGGCGTCCACCATGAGGCTGAAGGAAGATGAAGCTCAACCAACCCTGAAGCAGTCACACTTTGTGTCCATACCCGCCGATCTGCCACCtcag GAGGAAGCTTCCAAAAATGGGCCCCGATCCAGGGAGCTGTCTTTGTGGGAATGGAGACACTGGCAGCACAAAGTGCTTCCTACCCATGTTGTTGATCATTCCCATCGCTGCCACCACTTCATTAAGGTGATGGAGCTCATAGACGGcatgagagaggaaaatgag GGGGAATGCCGTTACGAACAGGAGCTTCTACCTTACCTCAACGAAGCCGATGCTGTCGGCCACGTGAAGAACAgacagaagaagcagaggagcgCAAAGACCTGCACTAAAACTACTAACAACAAACCCAAACTGTCTCACTCGACGTTGTCTGATCTAGAATGTCCTGATGaagaagcagacagagaaaagacagaaagaacgAGTTTAGTTTCCACATTAGctgtgacaaaacaaagacCTCCAGCTGAACATGATACTGAAGCACTTTATGAAGACTTCTCAGATCACCCGAGACCTGAGGCGATCGGTCCTCCTCCTTCAAAAAATGACCGTCCAGAAGCTGACATGGATGACGACTGCGCCATTATTGACGAGGGTGTCATAAATTCAGAGTGTGCAGTGACAGAGCCTATACATTTGCACAGTATTTCACAGCTGATTACAAAAatagatgaagatgaagatgttgaACTTCAGGCCATGTTCTACCTTCCTAAATGGGATTCAGTacctcctccatcctctgctAAATTCCTCTCAGGGAATGATGAGAGTCTGAAGGTCATCCTGGCCAACGTGGCGGAGCTCCTGTCCCGATCTCCACCGTCACCACCTGCAGGTTTAGAGGCTGACATGGCTGCGCCgtcacttcctccctctcctcggCGGATTCATCAGCCATTTCAGGTCACCTTTACCTTGGACGTAGACGACGACTACGACGACGATGAAGTGGTGTTAAGTGAGGCTGACAATGCATCCCCAAGGGCAGACTCACATCAGCATCCAGTGGGTGAAGAGGAGAGTGAAATCTATAATGATTGCCCTCAtcaggagcagcagcttgtCCGTAAAGGGGCCGACAGCCCCACCTGGGATGAGGTCTTTGGGGACGAAGAAGTAAACGATGACCATCATCTCAGGGAAGAGGGCAGGGAGACAGACCTCCAGGAGGAACAGATTGTTGAAGATGCTGAAAACAATAAGGGAAGCTGGGATGATTTGAGGAATGAGGGAACGCCAGACTTGACGGATGGAGGAGTAAAAGACGACAGGGCCTCTCAGTGCAGCTCTAAAACAGACAAGAGCATGGATCTGTTTGAGGATGACGAAGCCTTCCTGCAGATGTCCATCCCAGACATCTCCACTCCCGGCATCACACCCAGGACATCCCCTTGTGCCAGAGACATTTCCAACAGCACAAAAAAGATGACTAACACTTCACAATTGCATGACCCAACACACCCAACACACCCAACACACCCAACACACCCGTGCAGCACAAcgcacacagcagacagcacacacagatTAAACACAGTGCAAACGGATGAATTAGTGCACACAAAGTTGATAACACATACAACACATGCCAAGCTGACACCTCAGGATGCAAATATGTATAACACTACAAAAcataatacaaacacaacagcaccCAGTAAACGTATAATAGACAGTTCAGTGATGGACGAAGTATTTACAGCTGATTGCAAATCTCCCACAGTGCAACGAAATGCAGACACCTCCCCTGACTACTTCTCTGTCAATTTTGACCTCGGCTATTCACTGGAGGACTCGGAGGATGAAGCAGAGGTCGAGGCTGCCCCATGTATGTTGACCTCTCCACGGCCTAAGAAGCAGACTGACTCCCCGTTGTCTTTGCCAGCCGTCTCTAACTCTTCCACACCCAATAACACCTTCACTAGACAGAGAACGCCTGCACAGTTCAGTGAATCTAAATCGTCTACAGCACAAATGTTTTCAGaacaaaggaggagaggaatgtCTCCTCTTCTGACTTCACCTTTGATGCCTAAAGGTGGGGGACTCCCATCTCCAATCACGTCACTGGGAGCAAAGAGGACGCTCATTCCTGGTCCAGCCGGGCCTCACACACCGACTTTACTCTCCAGCTTGAAACGGAGACGACCGACGGGTCGCCCCGTCGAGGCTGAGAGAGGGTCCGGTGTGGAAAACAAGTCAAGTCAGGAACCTGTTGTTGTGTCTGACTCCCCTCCTCATCCAG TGGGGTgcaacagtgacagtgaagatGAAGTTGTGGTTCTTAAAAGAAGACATCAGAACAAGGTCAACCCTTTGTCATCCCCAGAAGTG TCCAAGGTCTCCAGCGACGTGGACTCTCCGGTGGTTGTGAACAGGAAACGTGCAGCTGCACTTAATACT TCTGATGAAGAGGGCGAAGCTGTTTCCGATGATGATTTCCAGAATGACAGTGTGTTCACGCGCCGAACCAGAGCACAGggagctgagaggaaacacGTCCAACAGGCAAGAGCCAAG CACGCCGTATGTCGAAAAGGGCGTCAGTTCCTGGATCAAGAAGCGGAGCTGTCAGAGGATGCAGAGGGGCCAGATGTGTCATCtgatgaagaggatggagaggaagagaaccAGTCTCTTGATGGGTTTGTGGTCGACAACATGCACCTCTCCCAGGGACTGAATG ACTCAGAGATGCATGGGGTTTACCTAAAGTCAGTGAGAAGCCCTGCAGTCCAGGGCAAGTTCAAAATGTCTTACAGAAACCATCACGTTGACATCTTTTCCCAG GTGCCTGAGATGGATGAAACGTATGCAGAGGACAGCTTTGTGGTCGGCAGTGAGGTAGAGGATGTGGAGAGCAGCGAGGAAGAGGCTGAAGACGTTGAGCTCATGCCTGAGGACTCGTATGTAGACGGTAGGAGGCAGTATGCCACCAGACGACGTGTTTTCCTGCACAAAGTCAGAGCAGAAGCTGGAGCCGGCGTTAAGACCTGGGCTGAAGCTCCACCAGAGCAGAGAGCGGGGGTGAAAACCAAGCGTACCCGGGTCATCCACATTAATGATTCTAGTGATGAGGAGAGAGGTGAAGGTAATAAAGAGAGAAGTCCTCCAACAGGAGGGGATGTTGCTGTCCCCTTGCGGCCAAATGTGGCACAGCCGGAGCACAGCagacctcagcagcagcagcagaaagccgtctcctcctcgtcttcaaCCATAGCATCCAAGGTCTCATTGTTGAGTAAAGCACAGAGGAGCTCAGTGACTGAAGAACAGCAAAATGAGAG GTGCCGCCAGAGGTTAGAAAAtcaacatctcctctctgatgAGTTAGACTTTGTGAGGTCAGAGTCGCTGTTATCCTCCAACATTCAACTACAG GCAACCTCTGCCACCTCCTCAGTGCCTCAACCCCAGAAGTCCATCGGTCAAGATGTGTCGGTCAGTGAGTCCCCAGCTCCACCCGGGTCTGTCTGTATTCTGGTGGACAGTCGCTGCATCAGTACTGGAGTGGACTTGATGACCAGCCTGCGCCAGCGCCACGCAGCCACCGTCCACGTCTGCTCACTTGACGGCAGCTACTTCATCGTCAGCAACCGCATGGCAGTGGAGAGGCACAGCCAGTCAGATCTGGCCGCAGTGCAGAACCGGAAGCGATTGGTCGAAAGAGTGAACAGCCTGCAGGGACTGTTTGAGCGCATTTGTCTGATTGTGGAGAAGGACCGTACCAAGTCAG GTGAGGCCTCACGTCCATTTCAACGAACACGTTACTATGACGGCACATTAGCGGGCCTGATGCGCACTGGAGTTCGCTTTCTGTGGAGCGATGGTGCTGAGGAAAGTGCGGGCTTGCTGGCCGACCTGGCACGACTGGAGCAGCGAAAAGGTCAGGGCATCAGTGTGCCGCTGGAGGTCAAAGGGCAGCACAGGCAGCAAGCCCTGCAGCTGTACTTGAGCCTGCCTTCAGTCAGCTATGTCCATGCTCTCAACATGAGTCACAACTTCAGGTCAATCAGCCAACTAATAAACAG CTCCATTGAAGCCATACAGAAAGGAGGCTGCATGAGTCAATCCAGAGCTGAAGAGGTCTACCGCGTCCTGCGCTACTCCTGTGACTCCTTCCTTATGAACACATCCAAAGCAGGAAAAACCATTTAG
- the soul3 gene encoding heme-binding protein soul3 encodes MDRGGCQMSGGGGGGGGGGGDGSGPDRQGMITLEDLESFSEDQQSDSGNGSLEEEAETTEEDEDRLLHYWQDVARGHQVEVSQEMAEPIQQLTSNNQGRSTREHIPFTLLARKDKCGELLYEKRNYEKGHWACITMREETYEQSICYGFMRIMRYICQQNSSGDYLGMTLPIVTVVRTDENHSVISHDVTVAYYLPVEHQAQPPQPYDSEIVIEMWPATVVYTRAFTGPTNEVTIINQINAMAELLDSPGMCVNDSFIVAGYTNPAHSNRQNEIWFLERR; translated from the exons ATGGACCGAGGTGGCTGCCAGATgagtggcggcggcggcggtggtggtggtggtggtggtgacggTAGTGGGCCCGACCGACAGGGGATGATCACACTGGAGGACCTCGAGTCTTTCTCGGAGGACCAGCAGTCAGACTCGGGCAACGGCAGCctggaagaggaggcagagaccACGGAGGAAGACGAAGACCGACTGCTTCATTACTGGCAGGACGTAGCGAGGGGACACCAGGTGGAAGTTTCTCaag AAATGGCAGAGCCCATTCAGCAGCTAACCAGCAACAACCAAGGACGCAGCACTCGAGAACACATCCCTTTCACTCTCCTTGCACGCAAAGACAAG TGTGGGGAGCTGCTCTATGAGAAACGCAACTACGAAAAAGGCCACTGGGCTTGCATAACAATGCGTGAGGAAACTTACGAACAGAGCATCTGTTATGGTTTTATGAGGATAATGAGATACATCTGCCAACAGAACTCTTCAG GTGACTACTTGGGAATGACGCTCCCCATCGTCACAGTGGTACGCACAGATGAAAACCATTCTGTGATCTCCCATGATGTCACTGTGGCGTACTACCTTCCTGTTGAGCATCAGGCCCAGCCCCCACAACCATATGACAGTGAGATCGTTATAGAGATGTGGCCCGCCACAGTTGTGTACACAAG gGCCTTCACCGGTCCCACCAATGAAGTGACCATCATTAACCAGATCAATGCCATGGCAGAGCTGCTAGACTCTCCTGGAATGTGCGTCAATGACTCGTTTATCGTGGCCGGCTACACCAACCCCGCTCACAGCAACCGTCAGAATGAGATCTGGTTCCTAGAGCGACGCTGA